Proteins encoded within one genomic window of Lysinibacillus louembei:
- a CDS encoding TIGR00266 family protein — MNNHEIDYKLYGDDMQFVEVELDPSETVVAEAGSLMMMEDDIRMETIFGDGSASSGGGFMDKLMGAGKRLLTGESLFMTTFTNVGSSKRHVSFAAPYPGKIIPIDLSVWRGKIICQKDAFLAAAKGVSVGIEFQRKLATGFFGGEGFIMQKLEGDGMAFIHAGGTIHRHDLQPGETLRVDTGCLVAMTQDVDYNIEMVSGVKTALFGGEGLFLATLRGPGTVWVQSLPFSRLASRVFAAAPASKGGGGRSSDEGGIGGLFDLFNK; from the coding sequence ATGAATAACCATGAAATTGATTACAAGCTTTACGGGGATGATATGCAATTTGTAGAAGTGGAGCTTGACCCTTCTGAAACAGTCGTTGCTGAGGCGGGCAGCTTAATGATGATGGAAGATGACATTCGTATGGAAACGATATTTGGTGATGGCTCTGCAAGCAGTGGTGGCGGTTTTATGGATAAGCTTATGGGTGCTGGTAAACGCTTATTAACAGGTGAAAGCCTATTTATGACGACATTTACAAACGTAGGCTCTAGCAAACGACATGTTTCTTTCGCAGCACCCTATCCTGGAAAAATTATTCCGATTGATTTAAGCGTTTGGCGTGGCAAAATTATTTGTCAAAAGGATGCTTTTTTAGCAGCGGCGAAAGGCGTTTCTGTCGGCATTGAATTCCAACGCAAATTAGCAACAGGCTTTTTCGGTGGAGAAGGCTTCATTATGCAAAAGCTCGAAGGTGACGGCATGGCATTTATCCATGCAGGTGGCACAATTCACCGTCACGATTTGCAGCCTGGTGAAACATTGCGTGTTGATACAGGCTGTCTCGTGGCAATGACACAGGATGTTGATTACAATATCGAAATGGTAAGCGGCGTAAAAACTGCATTATTTGGTGGAGAGGGGCTATTTTTAGCAACATTGCGTGGTCCTGGTACTGTATGGGTACAATCATTGCCATTTAGCCGCTTAGCAAGCCGCGTATTCGCAGCAGCTCCAGCGAGCAAGGGCGGTGGTGGCCGCTCAAGCGACGAAGGCGGCATTGGTGGATTGTTCGATTTATTTAATAAATAG
- the nfsA gene encoding oxygen-insensitive NADPH nitroreductase, with product MDTRELLRSHSSVRKYTGEQISREIVIDLIETAQMAASSHFVQAYSVIWITDEDKKKKLGELSKNEFQFQTAGASFLFCVDFKRLQVAGQKHGTNIVTDSAENLLVGVADVSLFAQNFVIAAEAHGYGICYIGGARNNPAEISELFSLPEGVFPLFAMTIGTPTKRNETKPRLPVAAILHENSYDVMKYDALLDEYDATMESYYASRSANQKMATWTKQMADYLIEQKRPFIKDYLAQQGFTWK from the coding sequence ATGGATACGAGAGAGCTTTTACGCAGTCATTCATCTGTGCGTAAATATACAGGGGAACAAATTTCACGCGAAATAGTTATTGATTTAATCGAAACAGCGCAAATGGCAGCTAGCTCACATTTTGTGCAGGCCTATAGCGTCATTTGGATAACGGATGAGGATAAAAAGAAAAAGCTTGGTGAATTATCAAAAAATGAATTTCAATTTCAAACAGCAGGTGCTTCATTTTTATTTTGTGTTGATTTCAAACGTTTACAAGTAGCGGGGCAAAAGCATGGTACAAACATCGTCACGGATTCAGCGGAAAATTTACTTGTTGGTGTAGCGGACGTATCTTTATTCGCCCAAAACTTCGTCATTGCTGCCGAGGCACATGGCTACGGTATTTGCTATATTGGAGGCGCACGTAATAATCCAGCTGAGATTAGCGAATTGTTCAGCTTACCTGAGGGTGTCTTTCCGCTATTCGCCATGACAATTGGCACACCAACAAAGCGCAACGAAACGAAACCGCGCTTGCCTGTTGCAGCTATTTTACATGAAAATAGCTATGATGTGATGAAATACGACGCTTTATTAGATGAATATGATGCAACGATGGAAAGCTATTATGCAAGCCGCTCAGCCAACCAAAAAATGGCTACATGGACAAAGCAAATGGCCGATTATTTAATTGAACAGAAGCGTCCATTCATTAAAGACTATCTTGCACAGCAAGGCTTTACATGGAAATAG
- a CDS encoding response regulator transcription factor gives MTKLTVLVVDDDQDIRDGIEIYLKNDGYHVLKAGDGVEALNMLSQHEVHLIVLDIMMPNMDGITATFKIRAERNIPIIMLSAKAEDSDKIHGLSVGADDYITKPFHPLELMARVKSQLRRYVELGTFQNSAVQVEGLELDAAGRQILKDGEPVKLTPIEYKITELLLKNAGRVFSIQEIYEMVWKEEAYNAENIVAVHIRKIREKIETDPKNPRYLKVVWGLGYKMEK, from the coding sequence ATGACAAAATTGACGGTATTAGTCGTGGATGATGACCAGGATATTCGCGATGGTATCGAGATTTATTTAAAAAATGATGGCTATCATGTATTGAAAGCTGGAGATGGTGTAGAGGCTTTAAATATGCTGTCACAGCATGAGGTGCATTTAATCGTTTTAGACATTATGATGCCTAATATGGATGGTATTACAGCGACTTTTAAAATTCGAGCAGAGCGCAATATCCCTATTATTATGCTGAGTGCAAAGGCAGAGGATTCGGATAAAATTCACGGCTTATCAGTTGGAGCAGATGACTACATTACGAAGCCGTTCCACCCGTTAGAGCTGATGGCACGTGTGAAATCACAGCTTCGTCGCTATGTTGAGCTAGGGACATTTCAAAATAGTGCAGTACAGGTAGAGGGCTTGGAGCTAGATGCCGCGGGGCGTCAAATTTTGAAGGACGGAGAGCCTGTAAAGCTAACGCCAATTGAATATAAAATTACTGAATTATTATTAAAAAATGCAGGGCGTGTTTTTTCCATTCAAGAAATTTATGAAATGGTTTGGAAGGAAGAGGCCTATAATGCTGAAAATATTGTTGCAGTCCACATCCGAAAAATCCGCGAAAAAATTGAGACAGATCCAAAAAATCCACGTTATTTAAAGGTTGTTTGGGGACTTGGCTACAAAATGGAGAAATAA
- a CDS encoding metallophosphoesterase → MQYLIGTLIVVIYSGLTFYIGWNFNLWLASINIHISNFIFWPILYIVAFGFLLGRIHEYLRPLSILGNYWMFIFEYGLILCIIANIVVFITPLTARTTGSAAIIIFIMLFVYGTYNAYSPVVRETTVKMDIDQPLKIVMASDFHLGVLSNKAHLQRFVTLSNEQNPDVVLLAGDLVDDKPDLFIRKGMGEVMAQLKSTYGVYGVLGNHEYYGNAIAEVVAELKKANVKMLLDETILVAERFYLTGQEDSTNKERKQIADLAPIERDKPWIVMNHTPNDLHSPAQAGVDLHVSGHTHLGQLWPNNFITDKVFELDYGYKNKDGMHALVSSGFGFWGPPMRIGSRSELWVIHVEPTN, encoded by the coding sequence GTGCAATATTTAATTGGTACATTAATAGTTGTTATTTATAGTGGGCTTACATTTTACATAGGCTGGAATTTTAATTTATGGCTAGCATCTATAAATATACATATATCAAATTTTATTTTTTGGCCGATTCTTTACATAGTAGCGTTTGGCTTTTTATTAGGGAGAATTCATGAATACTTGCGTCCGTTATCGATTTTAGGTAACTATTGGATGTTTATTTTTGAATATGGGTTAATTTTATGTATTATTGCAAATATCGTTGTCTTTATAACACCATTGACAGCACGTACGACTGGTAGTGCTGCAATCATTATTTTTATTATGCTTTTCGTTTATGGAACGTATAATGCATATTCTCCTGTTGTACGAGAAACAACAGTCAAGATGGATATTGATCAACCTTTGAAAATCGTAATGGCATCAGATTTTCATTTAGGTGTCTTATCAAATAAAGCACATTTGCAACGATTTGTAACATTATCAAATGAGCAAAATCCTGATGTTGTCCTATTGGCAGGAGACTTAGTGGATGACAAGCCAGACCTGTTTATTAGGAAGGGTATGGGAGAAGTGATGGCACAGCTAAAATCGACATATGGTGTATATGGGGTGCTAGGTAATCATGAGTATTACGGAAACGCTATTGCAGAAGTTGTTGCTGAGCTAAAAAAAGCGAATGTAAAAATGCTATTAGATGAAACCATTTTAGTAGCAGAGCGTTTCTATTTAACAGGGCAGGAAGATTCGACAAATAAAGAGAGAAAACAGATTGCAGATTTAGCACCGATAGAGCGAGATAAGCCTTGGATTGTGATGAATCATACGCCGAATGATTTACATTCCCCTGCACAGGCAGGCGTGGATTTGCACGTATCAGGGCATACCCATTTAGGGCAATTATGGCCAAATAATTTTATTACAGATAAAGTATTTGAATTGGATTACGGCTATAAAAATAAAGATGGCATGCATGCGCTCGTTTCAAGTGGCTTCGGCTTTTGGGGCCCACCAATGCGCATAGGCAGTCGCTCGGAGCTATGGGTAATTCATGTTGAACCAACTAATTAA
- a CDS encoding HAMP domain-containing sensor histidine kinase, whose amino-acid sequence MKKGRGVLTLFLIFWTVFALTSFVKDADKIIGKSFVTSDEFQSELRNYYEGLYQHVLNTFDAEKVKEQITVNKDEIQYYRNYYGSLEEQVGNVASQYDYRIQEEGVSAEVKEVLKQERDRKIEEIKKNFADDAHVEAKIRTLKEQLIDKYAEERGRYRRDFLKSTSYSMFSYDLVNVETGQSFLNSSTNAPSIFKQQFTGDGGEYFTPDANGSFVYAEAMTDWAMWSDNVATSIDTEIYLDGAVEESYALLNHSVPLTLEQPKFTGTISLPKAALKNTELKRNYEGFQTFKMLSYLIWAIGLVTFAILLYIIRTKKTGISVLFPKIKRLFDKLPMDIALALALCGTILLIGAIDGLVHSLYSVAYYIQHNTGFLWDSIIFFVLSTSLFTIVAICAVWLMEDIRNIERWQKSFSLKLWQVGQEAFLNRSIGVQTVAILIIFFLAGIGFVGAMIDGKLFLIYIPLFLFILVPALYIFLHRMGYLNRVMKQTEDMAEGRLTSDIEVKGKSPIAVHAENLNKLRDGVRTSMTEQAKSERLKTELITNVSHDLRTPLTSIITYTDLLKKTDLSEEERSKYIDILDKKSARLKTLIEDLFDVSKMASGNVELLKQRVDLAQLLQQAIGEHEEAFVTANLDMRVNIESQPIFAYVDGQKWWRVIDNLIVNAQKYSLQGTRVYITLKQQGAEAELIVKNVAKYELVENVDELTERFKRADTSRHTEGSGLGLAIAQSIVDLHGARMKIEVDGDLFKVTVAVQVAY is encoded by the coding sequence ATGAAGAAAGGGAGAGGCGTCCTTACACTTTTTCTAATTTTTTGGACGGTATTTGCGCTAACGTCTTTTGTAAAAGACGCGGATAAAATTATAGGTAAATCCTTCGTAACCTCAGATGAATTTCAATCAGAGCTACGCAATTATTATGAGGGATTATATCAACATGTTTTAAACACATTTGATGCAGAGAAGGTAAAGGAGCAAATAACCGTTAATAAAGATGAAATTCAGTATTATCGCAATTATTATGGCTCGTTAGAGGAACAAGTAGGGAATGTTGCATCACAATATGATTACCGCATACAGGAGGAAGGCGTTTCTGCTGAAGTAAAGGAAGTATTAAAGCAAGAGCGTGACCGTAAGATTGAGGAAATTAAGAAAAACTTTGCAGATGATGCACATGTAGAAGCGAAAATTCGCACATTAAAAGAACAGCTGATTGATAAATATGCTGAAGAAAGAGGGCGTTATCGCCGAGATTTCCTTAAATCGACTAGCTATAGCATGTTCAGCTATGATTTAGTGAATGTTGAGACAGGACAAAGCTTTTTGAATAGCAGCACGAATGCACCGAGTATTTTTAAACAGCAATTTACAGGAGATGGTGGGGAATATTTTACACCTGATGCTAATGGAAGCTTTGTCTATGCTGAGGCCATGACAGATTGGGCTATGTGGTCTGATAACGTTGCAACATCGATTGATACAGAAATTTATTTGGATGGGGCAGTGGAAGAAAGTTATGCCTTATTAAACCACTCTGTGCCACTGACACTTGAACAGCCAAAATTTACGGGAACAATTTCTTTACCTAAAGCAGCATTAAAAAATACAGAGTTAAAAAGAAACTATGAAGGCTTTCAAACATTTAAAATGCTCTCCTACCTTATTTGGGCAATCGGTTTAGTTACATTCGCCATATTGCTCTATATAATACGTACTAAAAAAACGGGAATCAGCGTTTTGTTCCCAAAAATTAAGCGATTGTTTGATAAGCTACCGATGGATATAGCACTTGCTTTAGCTTTATGTGGCACCATACTACTTATTGGCGCTATTGATGGGCTAGTACATTCACTTTATAGCGTTGCTTATTACATTCAACATAATACAGGATTTTTATGGGATTCTATTATCTTCTTTGTATTGAGCACTAGCCTATTTACAATAGTAGCTATTTGCGCAGTATGGCTAATGGAGGATATTCGTAATATCGAGCGCTGGCAAAAATCGTTTTCGTTAAAGCTTTGGCAAGTAGGTCAAGAAGCCTTTTTAAATCGTTCCATCGGTGTCCAAACAGTCGCAATACTTATCATATTTTTCCTTGCAGGGATAGGGTTTGTAGGCGCTATGATTGATGGTAAGCTGTTCCTTATTTATATACCGTTGTTCTTATTTATACTTGTGCCAGCATTATATATATTCCTTCATCGAATGGGCTACCTAAATCGTGTGATGAAGCAAACGGAGGATATGGCAGAAGGGCGTTTAACGAGCGATATTGAAGTGAAGGGCAAATCGCCGATTGCAGTACATGCAGAAAACTTAAATAAATTAAGAGATGGTGTTCGTACATCGATGACGGAGCAGGCGAAGAGTGAGCGCTTGAAAACAGAGTTAATTACAAATGTTAGCCATGATTTGCGTACACCGTTAACGTCGATTATTACGTATACAGATTTATTAAAAAAAACAGATTTATCAGAGGAAGAACGCAGTAAATATATAGATATACTTGATAAAAAATCAGCACGTTTGAAAACGCTAATTGAAGATTTATTCGATGTGTCGAAAATGGCTAGTGGCAATGTGGAGCTATTGAAGCAGCGTGTCGATTTAGCACAGCTCTTACAGCAAGCGATTGGTGAGCATGAAGAGGCATTTGTGACAGCTAACTTAGATATGCGTGTTAATATTGAAAGCCAGCCAATTTTCGCCTATGTGGATGGGCAAAAATGGTGGCGTGTAATCGATAATTTAATCGTTAATGCACAAAAATATTCGTTACAAGGTACACGTGTTTACATTACATTAAAGCAACAGGGCGCAGAGGCAGAGCTTATTGTGAAAAATGTAGCGAAATATGAGCTTGTAGAAAATGTTGATGAGCTAACGGAGCGCTTTAAACGTGCAGATACATCACGTCATACAGAAGGCTCTGGCTTAGGCTTAGCGATTGCGCAATCTATCGTGGACTTACATGGAGCGCGAATGAAAATTGAAGTAGATGGCGATTTGTTCAAAGTAACAGTCGCAGTACAAGTAGCATATTAA
- a CDS encoding O-acetylhomoserine aminocarboxypropyltransferase/cysteine synthase family protein has translation MSALRPETLLLHGGQKPDPVTGAIAVPIYRTTAYAFNDTAHAQRLFALEEAGNIYSRIMNPTVGAFEERVALLEKGTAAVALSSGMAAISFSILNIAGAGDHIVSAGSLYGGTYNLFATTLPRYGITTTFVDESDPENFRAAIQENTKAIFAETIGNPSLNVLDIEAIAKIAHEHEIPLIIDNTFPSPYGSNPIEFGADVVIHSATKWIGGHGTTIGGIVVDAGKFDWTQGKFPGFTEPDLTYHGICYGIDTAAAAFATKLRVQLLRDFGPTLSADAAFNFLQGLETLHLRVVRHNENAKKVAEYLRDHPFVEYVNYNGFEDADSHSLATKYLKNGFGSIVTFGIKGGRDAGREVIDNVQLFSHVANVGDARSLIIHPASTTHQQLSAEELKIAGVSEELIRLSIGLEAVEDIIADLEQAFQQLSLNK, from the coding sequence ATGTCAGCATTACGGCCAGAAACATTGCTACTACACGGTGGGCAAAAGCCTGATCCAGTAACAGGAGCAATTGCAGTACCTATTTATCGTACAACTGCATATGCATTTAATGACACTGCTCATGCGCAGCGACTATTTGCATTAGAAGAAGCCGGGAATATTTATTCTCGCATTATGAACCCAACTGTAGGAGCATTTGAAGAACGTGTCGCCTTGTTAGAAAAGGGCACAGCAGCAGTAGCACTTTCTTCAGGAATGGCAGCTATCTCATTTTCCATTTTAAATATTGCTGGTGCAGGAGACCATATCGTATCGGCAGGCTCTTTATATGGTGGTACTTATAATTTATTTGCGACAACATTGCCACGCTATGGTATTACAACAACATTTGTCGACGAAAGTGACCCGGAAAACTTCCGAGCAGCAATTCAAGAAAATACAAAAGCAATCTTTGCAGAAACAATTGGTAATCCAAGCTTAAATGTACTAGATATTGAAGCGATTGCTAAAATCGCACATGAGCATGAAATTCCATTAATTATTGATAATACATTCCCTTCTCCATACGGCTCTAACCCAATTGAATTTGGAGCGGATGTTGTCATTCATTCGGCAACAAAATGGATTGGTGGGCATGGTACAACAATCGGTGGCATTGTTGTTGATGCAGGGAAATTTGATTGGACACAAGGTAAGTTCCCAGGCTTTACAGAGCCAGATTTAACATATCACGGCATATGCTATGGAATTGATACAGCAGCGGCTGCATTTGCCACAAAGCTACGTGTACAATTATTGCGTGATTTCGGTCCGACATTGAGTGCGGATGCGGCATTTAATTTCTTACAAGGGTTAGAAACGCTTCATTTGCGTGTAGTAAGACATAATGAAAATGCTAAAAAAGTAGCTGAGTATTTACGTGATCACCCATTCGTGGAATACGTAAATTACAATGGCTTTGAAGATGCTGACTCGCATTCATTGGCGACAAAGTATTTGAAAAACGGCTTTGGTTCTATTGTAACTTTTGGTATTAAAGGTGGCAGAGATGCTGGGCGAGAAGTAATTGATAATGTTCAATTATTCTCACATGTAGCGAATGTAGGAGATGCGCGCTCCCTTATCATTCACCCTGCATCTACAACGCATCAGCAACTATCTGCGGAGGAATTGAAAATCGCTGGTGTATCAGAGGAGCTCATTCGCTTATCGATAGGCTTGGAGGCAGTAGAGGATATCATTGCAGATTTAGAACAAGCATTTCAACAGCTTTCACTAAATAAGTAA
- the lepB gene encoding signal peptidase I, whose product MDLEKSEVISWIKTIVFAVVLSVGIRVFLFTPVSVEGASMMPTFENEEKVIVNIIGPALSDYNRFDVIVFKAPSGKNYIKRIIGLPGDRVEYHDDELFINGEKFDEPYLETNRAELLDSGDLTGDFTLQDTLGEEVVPEGHYFVLGDNRRYSSDSRDIRVGFVAQEKILGTVPVVVWPLPNARVIKD is encoded by the coding sequence GTGGACTTGGAAAAAAGTGAAGTAATCAGCTGGATTAAAACAATCGTGTTTGCTGTTGTATTGTCTGTCGGGATTCGCGTCTTTTTGTTTACACCTGTTAGCGTTGAGGGTGCTTCCATGATGCCGACATTTGAGAATGAGGAAAAAGTAATTGTTAATATTATCGGTCCTGCATTATCGGATTATAACCGCTTTGATGTGATTGTTTTTAAGGCGCCAAGTGGAAAAAATTATATTAAACGCATTATTGGTTTGCCAGGAGATCGTGTAGAATATCATGATGATGAGCTGTTTATTAACGGAGAGAAGTTTGATGAGCCTTATTTGGAGACGAATCGAGCCGAGCTATTGGATAGCGGAGATTTAACAGGAGACTTTACTTTACAGGATACACTCGGTGAGGAAGTTGTACCTGAAGGACATTATTTTGTACTTGGAGATAATCGCCGTTACAGCTCTGATAGCCGCGATATACGAGTTGGCTTCGTAGCACAGGAGAAAATACTGGGCACAGTACCGGTTGTTGTTTGGCCATTACCAAATGCACGGGTAATTAAAGACTGA
- a CDS encoding MerR family transcriptional regulator, which produces MYKTVAQTAIDLNMPEEQILHYIHNGRIKAVHDGEQFLINSGQFDTYHEQIERIKEEIEIWRHTPIPEDIDVKDED; this is translated from the coding sequence ATGTATAAAACTGTAGCCCAAACAGCGATAGATTTAAATATGCCAGAAGAACAAATTTTACATTATATTCATAACGGCCGCATCAAAGCAGTACACGATGGGGAACAATTTTTAATTAACAGCGGTCAATTCGATACATATCATGAGCAAATTGAACGTATTAAAGAGGAAATTGAAATTTGGCGTCATACACCCATTCCTGAAGATATTGATGTAAAGGATGAAGATTAA
- a CDS encoding undecaprenyl-diphosphate phosphatase: MELIELLKALILGFVEGMTEFAPVSSTGHMIIVDDMWLKTKEFLGSSSANTFKIVIQLGSILAVVVVMWKRMLSLVGLYKIEGQTAKQRFHLGHVIAGIIPAGIFGVLFEDFIDEHLFSINTVVIGLIIGAFLMIIADKFGPQKPTITSLDQISYAKALKIGLVQCLSLWPGFSRSGATISGGVLLGLDHKTAADFTFIMAVPIMAGASGLSLIKHWEDINPDHFMFYAVGFISAFVFALVSIKFFLKLISRVKLTPFAIYRIVLAAVLLVVLYL, translated from the coding sequence GTGGAATTAATTGAATTATTAAAAGCCTTGATTTTAGGCTTTGTAGAGGGGATGACCGAATTTGCACCTGTATCATCAACAGGACATATGATTATCGTTGATGATATGTGGCTGAAAACGAAGGAGTTTTTAGGCTCTAGCTCTGCGAATACATTTAAAATTGTCATTCAGCTTGGCTCAATTTTAGCGGTTGTTGTTGTTATGTGGAAGCGCATGTTGAGCTTAGTAGGTTTGTATAAAATTGAAGGGCAAACAGCGAAGCAGCGTTTTCATTTAGGTCATGTTATTGCAGGTATTATTCCAGCGGGCATTTTTGGCGTATTATTTGAGGATTTTATTGATGAGCATTTATTTTCAATTAACACAGTGGTGATTGGTTTAATTATTGGGGCATTTTTAATGATTATTGCTGATAAATTTGGTCCACAAAAACCAACAATTACTTCATTAGATCAAATTTCATATGCAAAAGCATTGAAAATAGGCCTTGTGCAATGTTTATCGTTATGGCCAGGCTTCTCACGCTCAGGCGCTACAATTTCTGGAGGGGTTTTATTAGGCTTAGATCATAAAACAGCAGCGGACTTCACATTTATTATGGCTGTGCCGATTATGGCAGGGGCAAGTGGCTTATCTTTAATTAAGCACTGGGAGGATATTAACCCAGACCACTTTATGTTTTATGCAGTAGGCTTTATTAGTGCCTTTGTCTTTGCATTAGTATCAATTAAATTCTTCTTGAAATTAATTTCACGTGTGAAACTAACGCCGTTTGCGATTTATCGTATTGTATTGGCAGCCGTGTTATTAGTAGTGTTGTATTTATAA
- a CDS encoding homoserine dehydrogenase, whose translation MATIKAAILGFGTVGQGIYHILKERKQELLEKLGVELEVAKILVTDASKERVQNTLHLMTESIEDVLAEPGLHVVFEAIVNEEPAFSYLKRAVEHKCHVITANKVMFAKRGQELEQLAKEHGVGVGYEASVAGGVPVIKTLKNILLVNNAQRIQGILNGTTNFILTKMRIENVPFEEALSEAQRLGYAEADPYNDVSGQDAFKKLMILSSLAFGEQPNWAEIEVIGVDTISQTDMEAANLQNLRYRHVAEIERLADGTLVGKVTPLLVDNVHPLYSIDDVNNAVTVDTDYIGTITLVGPGAGMYPTASVMVEDYAAIMLKGVGQAVSI comes from the coding sequence ATGGCAACAATAAAGGCAGCCATCCTCGGTTTTGGAACCGTGGGGCAAGGAATTTATCATATATTAAAGGAGAGGAAGCAGGAGCTCCTAGAGAAGCTAGGTGTGGAGCTCGAGGTAGCAAAAATATTAGTAACAGATGCAAGTAAAGAGCGTGTACAAAATACACTGCATTTAATGACGGAAAGTATTGAAGATGTATTGGCAGAGCCAGGCTTACACGTTGTATTTGAAGCAATTGTCAACGAGGAGCCAGCATTTTCTTATTTAAAGCGCGCAGTTGAGCATAAATGTCATGTGATTACAGCGAATAAGGTGATGTTTGCAAAGCGCGGGCAGGAGCTTGAGCAGCTTGCAAAAGAGCACGGTGTAGGTGTAGGATATGAAGCGTCTGTAGCAGGTGGCGTACCTGTTATTAAAACGTTGAAAAATATACTGTTGGTAAATAATGCACAGCGCATTCAAGGGATTTTAAATGGAACGACAAATTTTATTTTAACAAAAATGCGCATTGAAAATGTTCCCTTTGAGGAAGCTTTAAGTGAAGCACAGCGCCTAGGCTATGCAGAAGCAGATCCCTACAATGATGTCTCAGGGCAAGACGCCTTCAAAAAACTAATGATTTTATCAAGCTTAGCATTTGGTGAACAGCCAAATTGGGCAGAAATAGAAGTAATCGGTGTTGATACAATTTCTCAAACGGATATGGAAGCAGCAAATTTACAAAATTTGCGTTATCGCCATGTTGCTGAAATTGAGCGTTTAGCAGACGGAACGCTAGTTGGCAAAGTGACACCGCTATTAGTAGACAATGTGCATCCATTATATTCAATCGATGATGTAAATAATGCTGTTACCGTTGATACAGACTACATTGGAACAATTACACTTGTAGGACCAGGTGCAGGTATGTACCCAACTGCAAGTGTGATGGTAGAAGATTACGCAGCAATTATGTTGAAGGGCGTAGGGCAGGCTGTATCCATCTAA